In Sorangium aterium, the genomic stretch CCTGGAGCGGCACCGCGGGCGGCTCATCCAGGGCTTCGCCGAGCAGGGGATCTCGGCGAAGTTCGGGGAGATGCTCTACCAGCAGATCCAGGGCTTCGGGGAGTACGGCTTCCCGGAGTCGCACGCGGCGAGCTTCGCGCTCCTCGTGTACGCGTCGGCCTGGCTCAAGGTCCACCACCAGGCGGCGTTCACCTGCGCGCTGCTCAACGCGCAGCCGATGGGGTTCTACAGCCCGTCGGCGCTTGTGCAGGACGCGCAGCGGCACGGCGTGGAGGTGCGGCCGGTGTGCGTTGTGCAGAGCGCGTGGGACGCGGCCCTCGAGCCCGGCGCCGAGCCCTCGGCGGGCCCGGCGCTGCGGCTCGGCATGCGGCTCGTGAAGGGGCTCGGCGAGGCGGCCGTAGCGGCGATCGTGGCGGCGCGCGAGGAGGCGCCGTTCACGAGCCTCCCGGATCTCGTGAGGCGCACGGAGCTGAAGAAGAACGAGGTGGAGGCGCTCGCAGAGGCGGGCGCGCTCGCCGCGCTGGTGCCTGCCCGGAGAGAGGCGCTCTGGCGCGCGCGCGCCCCCCGCGTCGAGGGGTTGTTCGAGGGCGTTTCGATCGAGCAGGACCGGGACGTCGGGCTCCCTCCGCTCAGGCCGCTGGAGCAGCTCGCGCTGGACTACGGGCGCGTGGGTCTGTCGCTGCACGACCACCCGATGCGGCACGTGCGGCGGGTGCTCAAGCGGCGGCGCGGCGCCGGGCGCGTGCGTACCGCAGAGGAGATCAAGGCCGCGCGCGACGGGGAGAGCGTGCGCGTCGCCGGGATGGTGGTCGGACGCCAGCGGCCGGCGACCGCGAGCGGCGTGACGTTCATGACGCTCGAGGACGAGACCGGCGTGGTCAACGTCATCGTCCAGAGGCAGGTCTTCGCGGAGTACGAGCACGTGGCGAGGAACGCGGCGCTCTTGCTCGTCGCCGGGCGGGTCGAGCGGCAGGGCCAGGTCGTCCACGTCCTCGCGCGCGAGCTCGATCGGCTGGAGCTGCCCAGCGGCGAGGAGATCGCGCTCAAGTCGCGCGACTACCGCTGAGGGCGCGCCGGCGTCGCGCTCCCGGAGCCCAGGGCGATCGGCGACGACCTCGTCGACCAACGCGCTCGTCAGCGGGCGGCGACGACCTCGTCGATCAGTGAGAGCAGCGTCGCCGCGTCGAACGGCTTCAGGAGCAGCCGGGCGTCGATCTGCTGCAGGAACGCCTTGCTGCGCTCCGTGAAGGCGCCGCCGGTCAGGAACACGACACGGCGCTGCTGCTCGGGCGCGTGCTCGGCAAGTGAGGTGTAAAAGTCCATTCCCGTCATGTCGGGCATCATGAGGTCGCACAGGATGGCGTCGTACCGCTCTCCGGCGCGGATCCGGCGGAGCGCGTCGCGCGCGCTCGCGGTCGCGGTCGTCTCGTGCCGTGGCTCGAGCGTCCCCGCGATGGCCCGCGTGAGCAGCGGCTCATCATCGATGATGAGGACCCGTTGTCGCGGCGCCGCCTCCGGCGCGAGCGCGTCGAGGCTGCCGCTCTCGCGCGGCCACCTCGACGCGCCGGAGCCGGGCGCCGCAGAGGCGTGCGCCTCGCTGGCCGCGGCGGCGGGGAGGACGAGGCGGAACGTGCTCCCGTTGCCGGGGCGGCTGTCCACCTCGATCCGACCCCCCAGCGCCGTGACGATGGAGTGGCAGATCGCGAGCCCCAACCCGAGCCCTTCGCCAGCTTCTTTGCTCGTGTAGAACGGCTCGAAGATCCGCCCGAGCGACTCGGGCGCGATCCCGGCGCCCGTGTCGCGCACCTCGACGACGACCGCCCCCTCGGCGTCACAGCGCGTCGAGAGCTCGATCTCGTTCTGCTCGGCGAGCCCCTCGGGGATGGCCTGCGCGGCGTTCACGATGAGGTTCAGGAAGACCTGCGCGAGCCGCGGCTCGTTCGCCTGGACGGGCGGCACCTCCTGGAAGCTCCGGACGACGCGGGCGCGGTGTCGGATCTCGTTCATCGCCATGTGGATGCAGGAGTCGAGCACCCGCCGGGGGTCGACCGGCCCGCGGCGGTCCTCCTCGGCGCGCGAGAAGCTGTGGAGATCGCGCACGATGATCCGCACCCGCTCGGCGCCCTCGCGCGCGTCCTCCAGCAGGCTCAGCACGTCGGAGAGCTCGCTCGATGACGCGCGGCCGTCGCCGTGAGAGCGAGCCCAGGGGCCGCCGCGCGCAGCGCTATTCCGCCGATCGAGCGAGCCGATGCGCCGGATGGCCGCGTCGACGTTCGTGATGACGAAGGCGAGGGGGTTGTTGATCTCGTGGGCGACGCCGGCGGCCAGCGTGCCGACGCTCGCCATGCGACCGGCGCCGACGAGGCGGACCTGCGTCTGCGCGAGCGCCCGGCGCGAGACGGCGTCGCGCGCGGCGCGCTCGCGGACGACGGAGAGCCGCGCCCGGGGGCCCGCGCCGTCGCCGCCCGCGAGCAGGAAATCGCTCGCGCCGGCCGCGAGGATGCCGTCGATGTCCGCGTCGCGCTCGGTGATCGCGAGGACGAACACCGCATCGCCGCCGGGCTGCGCCCGCACGCGGCTGCAGAGCGCGGCGGCGCTGGCGGGCTCGCTCCAATCGACGGCGAGCACCGGTGGCGCCTCGCCCAGGCACCGCTCCAGGGCGTGCGCGGGATCGGAGGTGACGCCGACGTCCGGCACATGGCGTCGGATCAGCGCTTCGAATCGCTCGCTCGCCGCGGCGCACCCGCGGAGGAGCAGGATGGCGGCCGGCTCCGCGCAGCCCATCGACGTCCTCTCAGCTGTCCTTCGAAGACCCGTTTCAGGAGTCCTTCGAGGATCCTTACCGCATCTCCACCCCGGCGTGCAGGCATGGTGATCCGTTCCGCTGCGCCTGCCAGGCGACCTCGTCGCGTCGCCGGTCTCCTTCGAGCCGCTCGCGAGCCGATCGGCTCGCCCGCTTCGCGCGGCTATCGAGGGCTGGCCGTCGCGTCGTCGTCCGGATCGCCGTCGTCGACGACCCTCGTCGCGTCGTCCGTGAGCGGCGGGTACAGGCTCTCGACGAACTTCTCGGAGAGCCGCCCCGCGAGGTGTGCATCCATCCGCGCCATCGCCTCGCGCAGCCGATCGATCTCGGCCGAGAGCGCTGCCTTGAGCGGCTGGCGCTGCGCCTGTTCCATCCAGGTGAGCTCCACAAGCGCCTCCTCAAGGTGCGCGCGCGCCGCACCAAGGTGCGCGCGCGCCGCGCCGCCCGCCTCGCCCGCGTCGGATTCTCGGACCAGGTACTCCGCGACGCGCACGCGCCCGCGGTGGCGGACCCGCGTCCGCTCGAGGAAATCCCGGTACGGCTTCACCGCCCCGCTGAGCGCCTGCACCGCCGCCGCGAGCGCGCTCGCCTCGCCCTGGAGCGCCTCGCGATCGGCGCCGGAGAGCGCCGGGTTGTGCTCGAGGTGGGCCTCGAGCGTCGCCAGCACCTCGCGGGCCCAGCGGAGGTGCCGGAGCCCCGAGGCGCCGCGCGACAGGCGCAGCGCGGCCGCCCCCTCGGCGCTCACGCCACCGCCGCCGCCGGCGCCGCCTCGCGCTCCGGGCGCTTCGCCGTCTCGTTGATCTTCACGCTGACGAGCTTCGAGACGCCGGGCTCCTGCATCGTCACGCCGTAGAGCACGTCGACCGACTGCATCGTGCGCTTGATGTGCGTGATGAGGATGAACTGCGAGTGGCTCGTCATGCTCCGGATCGCCTCGTTGTAGCGGGCCACGTTCGCCTCATCGAGCGGCGCGTCGACCTCGTCGAGGATGCAGAACGGCGACGGCTTGAACTGGAAGATCGCGAAGATGAGCGACACCGCGGTGAGCGCCTTCTCGCCGCCGCTCATGAGCTCGATGTTCCCGAGCTTCTTGCCCGGCGGCTGCGCCAGGATCTCGATCCCCGTCTCCAGCATGTCGTCGGGGTTCGTCAGCCTGAGCTCCGCCTGCCCTCCGCGGAACATCTTGGGGAACAGCGCCTTGAAGCGCGCGTTGATGCCGTCGTACGTCGTCTTGAAGAGCCGCTTCGACTCGCGGTTCATCTGGGCGATCGCCTTCTCGAGGTCGTCGAGGGCCTTATCGAGATCGGCCTTCTGGCCCGAGTAGTACGTGTACCGCTCCTCGGCCTCGGCGTGCTCGCGCACGGCGTCGAGGTTGACGGGGCCCATGCGGTCGAGCAGCTCCGTCAGCTCCTGGATGCGCGCGCGGTGCGAGGCGTCGGCGGGCGGCCGCTTGTGGTAGTCGCCGACCACGCGGGCGAGCTCCAGCCCGCGGAAGCGCTCGCGCACCCCCTCGATGAGGTGGTCGTGCTCGACCCGCAGCCGCTCCAGCGCGAGCTCGTGCTTGCGGAGCCGCTCCGACACCTCGGACAGCTCCTGCCGCAGCCCGCGCAGGTCGGCCTCGCGCACCCCGTGCGCCTGCCGCGCCTCGTCCAGCGAGCGCCGCGCCTCGGTCAGCGCGGCCTGCGCCGCGTGCGCCTCCGCGACGGCGCGGACCAGCGCCTCCCGCGCGATCATGATCGTCGCCGCGGCCTTCCCCGCGCCCACGGCGCTCTCCGTCCGCTCCTGGTCGAGCCGGGCGATCCGGCCCCGGAGCTCGTTGCACGACCGCGTGAGCCGCTCGACCGTGCCCCGCGCCGCCGCGGCGCGCTCGCGCACGCGCGCGAGCTTCACCTTGCGCTCGGTCACGACCGACTGCTGCCCGAGCACCCGCTCGCGCCACTCGGCCGCGACCTGCTCGGCGTGCTCGAGGCCGGCCGCCGCCGCCTCGCGCGTCGCTCGCCCCGCCTCGAGCTTGTCGCGGGCCGCTTGCTGCTCGCTCCCGCCGGCGTCGAGGTTGTCGGCGAGGTCCTCGAGCTCGGAGCGCACCACGCCCTCGCGCTTCTGCGCCGCGGCGAGCTGCTCCTCGGCGCGGCGGAGATCCTTCTCGGCCGTCACGAGGGCGAGCTCTCCCTCGTGCGCCTCGCTCCGCGCCCGCTCCAGCGCCGTCCCCACCTCGGTGATGCGCAGGCGGAGCTTCTGCTGCGCGTCGAGCAGCGCCGTCACCTCCTCCGACTTGGTCGCGACGAACTCGTGCAGCGCGCGCATCTCCCGCTTCTGCTCGATCATGCCGGCCGCGACCGCGTCGCCCGAGCCGCCGCTCACCACGCCGTCCTCGCGGAGGACGGTGCCGTCGAGCGTCACGAGCGTGCACCCCGCGCCCTCCGCCGCGAGCCGCGCCGCGACCTCGGCGGAGGCGACGACCACCGCGTCCCCCACGAGCGCGCGCGCCAGCGCCTCGTCCTCGGGCGCGAAGACGAGCCGGTCGACGAGCGGCCCGAGCACGCCCTCCCCGCGAGGCGGCCGCCGCGTCGCGCCGGCCACGAACGAGGGCCGCGCCGCGATCACGCTCGCCCGCCCGCGGTTGTTCTTCGACAGATCCGCGAGCAGCGCGATCCCGCGCTCGGCGTCGCTCACGACCGCGCACTGCAGCCGGTCCCCGAGCAGCCCCGCGAAGGCCGCGGTCAGCTCGGCCGGCGCCTCGATCCGGTCGGCCACGAGCCCGAGCAGCGCCGGGTCCTTGGTCTTGAGGAGGTTCTTCACCCCGGCGCCGACGCCCTCCAGCCGCGCGTGCAGCTCCTCGAGCGCGCGGAGCCGGTTGCGCCGCTGCCCGAGCTCGTTCTTGGCGTGCTCCACGGCACGATCGCTCGAGACCGCCTGCTCGCGCAGCGCCTTCATCTCGACGTCGAGCCGAGTCCGGTCTTCCGCCGAGAGCCGCTTCCCCTCGGCGAGCTCCGCCACGTTGCGCGTCAGCGACGAGCGCCGCCGCTCGAGCTCCTCCGACTCGTACATCAGCCGCCCGAGCTCGTCCTCGAGCTTCGCCCGCCGCTGGCTCATCTCCGTCATGCGCCGATCGAAGCCGGCGAGCGACGCCTCGGCGGCCGCGACCGCCGCGGTGGCCTCGGCGGCCCGCCGGCGCAGGGCGGCGACCTCGTGCTCGGCGGTGCGCTCGCCGTGGCGCAGCTCCTCGAGCCGCTCGTGCTGCTCGAGCGCGAGCTCGCTCTCCCGCGCCTCTTCCTCGTCGACGCCGGCGAGCTGCGCCTCGAGCTGCGCCTTCTCTGCGCTGAGCTCTTCGACCGTCTTCTCGAGCTCTCCCTGCTCCTTGGCCGCGGTGACGAGCCGCTCCTCGAGGTGCCGCAGGCGGTCGCGCGCCCGCGCGATCTCCGCCTCGTGGGTGCGCACCTGGTTGTCGGCCGCGAACGCCTCGTTCTGCGCGCGCTCGGCCCGCTCCTCGCAGGCGAGGGCCTCGAGCCGGGTGACCTCGATCTCGGCCTCGCGCGCCGAGAGCGCCGTGCGCGACGCCTGCTCGCGCTCCGCGTGCGCGGCCCTGCCGAGCGACTCGTGCTGCGTGAGCACCGTGAGCTCCAGGAGCTTGTGCGACGCCTCGTGGAGCACGAGGTCCTCCAGCTCCTTGCGGTAGTTGACGTACCGCTCGGCCTTGGCCGCCTGGCGCTTCAAGGACGCGAGGTTCCGCTGGATCTCGGAGACGATGTCCCCCACGCGGAGCAGGTTCTGCCGCGTCTGGTCCATCTTCTGCTCGGCCTGCTTCTTCCTGGCCTTGTATTTCGTGATGCCGGCGGCCTCCTCGATGAGCATCCGCCGGTCCTCGGGGCGCGCCGAGACGATGAGCCCGATCTTGCCCTGCTCGACGATGGAGTAGGCCTTCGTGCCGACGCCGGTGCCGAGGAAGAGGTCGGTCACGTCCTTGAGGCGGACCTGGGTCTTGTTGATGAGGTACTCGCTCGTCCCGTCGCGGAAGAGCCGCCGCGTCACCGCGATCTCCGCGTAGTCCCGGTACTCGAGCGGCAGCTGCGACGCCGCCGTCGGCTCGCTGTTGTCGAAGGTGAGCGTCACCTCGGCCATCCCGTGCTGGGCGCGGGTCTCGGAGCCGTTGAAGATGACGTCCGACATCGACTTGCCGCGCAGGTGCTTGGCGCTCTGCTCCCCGATCGCCCACCGGATGGCGTCGACGATGTTCGACTTGCCGCAGCCGTTGGGACCGACGATGCCCACCACGTCCGTGTCGAAATGGACCACCGTCCGGTCGACGAACGATTTGAACCCGCTGATCTCGAGCTTACGAATGCGCATGACGTCCCTGGGACCGACCGGGCGGGCTTAAACGTATCGTCACAGCACGCCACGTACCGTCACAACTGGCGTCTCGGGGTCTACGTGGGCTGGCGCCGCGCGGCAAGCTCGGAATCCTGGCTCCGCCCGCGCACCGAGGACCAAGTCTTGCGCATCCCGGGGGTGGTGCGATGTCCACGGCGCAAGGTGGGCTTTTGGCAGCCGCCTTGACAGGTGGCTAACGTGACCATACTCCTCGGGTTGTTCCGAGGAGTAGAAACGTCATGCCGACTTACGAGTACGCCTGCACATCTTGCGCGCATGAATGGGAGGCCGAGCAGTCCATCAAGGAGGCGCCGCTCTCGGAGTGCCCGTCGTGTCACAACGCGACAGCCCGGCGGCAGATCTCGCGAGGCACGGGCTTCATCCTCAAGGGCAGCGGCTGGTACTCCGACCTCTATGCGTCGGGCTCGAACAAGCCGCCCGCGAAGTCGGACGGCGGGTCGGGCAGCTCGTCAGGGTCGGAAGGGGCGAGCTCGGACTCGGGGTCGAGCAGCGCCTCGTCGGCGAGCGGCGGCACCAAGAGCGACTCCAGCGCGTCGTCCGCCTCCTCCGCGGCGGCCTGACGCCAGCTCGGCGAGCAGCGACGGGGGTGTGGCCAGCGCGGCGCAGCGCGCAGCGGCGCCGTGCGCCGTCATGGTGCGCCGGCCGTGCTGCGTGCCCACCGGCGCCGGGCGCGGTGCTAGGGTGCCCTGGATGGATGAGAGAAAGCGACTTGAGGAGCTCCGCCGGCAGCTCACGGAGCTGGATCAAGAAATCCTTCGCAGCATCGAGCGGCGGGCCCGCATCGCGCACGAGCTCGCCAAGCTGAGGACGGGCACGGCCCGGTTCGCCCCAACGGCCGACGCCGCCCACGTGCAGGCGCTCGAGCGCGCCGTGACGCCCCCGTTCCCGCAGCGCGCGGTGCGGCCGATCTTCGTGGCCATCGACGCGGCCTCGCGCGCGTTCGAGGTCGCGCCGCGGGTGGCGTACCTGGGGGCCGAGGGCGACTATGGCTGGACCGCGGCGCACGATCACTTCGGGATCGGCGGCGAGTTCGTCCGCGCCGACAGCCCCCTCGCCGCCATCGAGGAGGTCGCGCGCTCGCGCGCAGACTTCGCGGTGGTCCCGTACGAATCGCTCAAGGAAGGGCCGATCTTCCCGACGATCCAGGCGATCGGCGGCGCCGATCTCAAGGTGGTCGGCGAGCGCCAGCTGGTGCAGGCGCTCGACCTCGTGAACCGGACGGGCAGCCTCGCCGACGTCGAGCGGGTGTACTCCTCGCCCCAGGACCACGTGGCCTGCGTGAACTACCTCGAGCTCCAGCACCCGCGCGCGCTGGTGCTCGACGTGCGGGGCCCGCAGGCCGCCTGGGATCTCGCGGCGGAGAACGAGGGCAGCGCCGCCATCGTCCCCCGCGGCTTCGCGGGCGGCGGGCAGGAGCTCAGGGTCGCGCGCGAGAACGTCGGCGACGAGGGGGAGCTCCGGATCCGCTACGCGGTGCTGTCCCGGCTCCCCTCGCCGCGCTCGGGCCACGACGCCACGGCGGTCCTCTTCAGCGTCCACGACCGGCCCGGCGCGCTCCACGACATCCTCCAGCACTTCAAGGAGCGCAGCTGCAACCTCCGGCGGGTCAACTCCCGCCCCGTCCCCGGCGAGGGCTGGGACTACGTGTTCTATGTAGAGGTCAGCGGACACACGACCGATCGGGCGCTCGTCGCGGCGCTCGAGGGCGTGAAGCGCGAGACGAAGATGCTGAAGATCATCGGCTCCTTCCCGCTGGAGCGCCCCGACCCGCCGCACGAGCGAGCTTGATGGCGAGCGCGATGGTGCGGACGCTGTTCCATTCCCGAGGCGCTGCCGTCCTGCGCCGCGCGGCGATCGCGATCGCCGCGCTCGCCCTCCCGGCGCTCGGCGGCTGCGGTGGCGCCGACGACAGCCTCGCGCTGGTCGGCGGAGAGAAGATCGACGCGACGGCGATCGATCGCGACCCGCTGGCCGTCCTTCCGAGCGGCGCTGTGATGCTCGGTTACCTCGACGCGGCGGCCATGTTCACCTCCGGCCTGGGAGGCGAGGTCAACCAGATCGTCACGAGCCTGCTCCCGCTGGGCCCCGAGTCGAACTTCGTCCCGTCGCGCGACATCGTGAAGGTCTACGGCGGTCTCTACGCCATGCAGGGCGCGGACTTCTGCGCCGTGATGCAGGGCAACTTCGACGTCGACGCGATCCGCCGCTCCGCCGACGCCAGGTCGGTCACCGTCATCGGCGCGCCGCTCGTGAAGACGCGCTACGCGGACAACGATCTCTTCACGGCCGGCAACGTCGGCTTCGTCGTGCTCACGCCGCACACGATCCTCACCGGCAACGAGACCGGGATGCGGCGGGCCCTCGATCGGCTCCGCTCCGGCAAGCTGAAGCGCTCCGTGCCTTCGTGGATGGTCGAGCTGCTCGGGACGAAGGGCGCGTCGTTCGCGGTGGCCGGCGACCTCTCGAGCCAGGGTGCGGTCTCGTCTGCGGCGGGGCAGCTCCCCTTCCTCGCGGGGCTCCAGTACGTGCGCGTCATCGGCAACTTCCAGCCGCCCGGGGTCAACTTCGCCGGCGCCCTCACGTACACGGACCCGCAGAGCGCGGCGAACGGCGCCGTCGCGCTCCGCAACCTCGAGCAGATCGCCAGGATCGCGAGCGTGCTCTCGTCGTGGGGCTTCGGCTACGGCTCCGTCCCTCCGATGCAGGTCGCGCAGCGCGAGAGCGACGTCGCGTTCACGCTGCCCCTCGGCGAGGGGATCGTGCGCATGCTCCTCCGCACGGTCGCCGACACGGCGCGGAGCGTGGCGGTCGTGCGCTGACTCAAGCCTTGCGGAGCGGCGCGCGCGAAGGCGGCGCGGCGTGGGCGGGGTCGTCCGGCCACGCGTGCTTCGGGTAGCGGCGGCGGAGCTCCTTCGCGATGGCGGGATAGTGGCGCGCCCAGAACCCCGACAGATCGGTCGTGACCTGCACGGGGCGCTGGTTCGGCGCGCACAGGTGCAGCACCACGGGCACCCGGCCACCGGCGACGCGCGGCCCCTCCGCCATGCCGAAGAAGTCCTGCAGGCGGGAGGCGAGCGACGGCGGCGCGCCCGCCGCGTACTCGAGGCGCGCCCGCCGGCCGCCGGGCAGGACGATCGACTCGGGGGCGAGCTCGGCGAGCGCTCGCGCCTTCGCGGGGCTCAGCGAGGCCTGCACGGCGCTCGAGAGATCGGCGTCGCGGAGCTCGGCGAAGCTCCTGCGCCCGTCGCAGAGCGCCTCGAGCGTGGCGAGCACCGCGTCCTCGTCCACGTCGGGCAACGCTGCGTCGGGGCAGTGCGCGCGCACGAACGCGACCCGCAAGAGCCAGCCCTCGAGGGCGTCGCCCTTCACGAACGCCCGCCACCCCTTCGCCCTCGCCTGCGCCGCGAGCTCCCTCGCCGCCGCTTCCGCCAGCGGACCGCCCGCGCCCGCCGCCGGCCGCGCCTCGTCGAGCACGAGGGCGTCGTACGACAGCCGGCGCACGACCTCGGCGCGCTCCGCGGCGCCGTTCCACGTCGCCTCCGTCGTGTCCCGGATCGCGTCCGTGAAGAGGTCGAGCAGCCAGTCGGCCTCGATCGCGCTCGCCGCCCTGACGACCGTGCGCGCCGAGCGCCCCTCGCTGCGCTCCTCGATGTCGACCGCGACGACGAGATCGACGTCGTCGATGACGCTCGCCTCGGAGAGCGCGGCCGTCCCGCCGGCGGCGAGCACGACCTCCCGTCCGGTCCGACCCGTCGCGCTGGTCGGCCGGCGGAGGCGCCCGACCCGGTCGGGGTATCCGGAGAGGATCGCGATGCGCTGGGCGATCTCGCGCGCCTCGACGGTCTCCGGCGGCGCGGCGCTCCGGTGATCGGCGAGCCGCGAGAGCTGCTTGCGCGTCCGCTCCACGGTGAGCGCGCGCGCCGGGTCCACGCCCAGCCATCGCAGGCGGTCCGCCGCGAAGCGCGCGCGATCCGCCTCCTCGAAGGCCTGGAGCGCGGCGAGCAGGTCGGAGCTGTGCCGCGCGTCGCTCCTCCGACCGTGGGGCTCCCGCGCGCCCGGCGGCGCGCCGAGGTCGCGCTCCGCGACGAGCGCCGCGAGCGTGCACCCGTCGTCGGCGACGCCGCGCCGCTCGGCCTCGACGATCATCCGCGCCTGGCGCGGGTGCGCCGGGAATCGAAGCATCCGCCGTCCGGTCGGCGTCACGCGCCGCCCCTCGTCGAGCGCGCCGAGCCGCACGAGCAGCGCCTCGGCCGCGGCGAGCCCGGCGGCGGGCGGCGCCTCAAGCCACCCGAACCCCTCGAGATCCGTGACCCCCGCGGCGCAGAGCTCGAGCACCGTCTCCGCGAGGTCGAGCCGGCGGATCTCGGGCGCCTCGTGCTCCGGCCGCGAGGCGAGATCCCCGCGCGTGTAGAGCCGGAGGCAGCGGCCGGGCCGCGTCCGCCCGGCGCGCCCCGCGCGCTGCGCCGCGGAGGCGCGGGCGATGGGCGCGACGCGGAGCGTCGGCAACCCAGACCACGGCGCGTGCGCGGCCACGCGCGCGAGGCCGCTGTCGACGACCGCGACGACGCCGTCGATGGTCACGGAGGTCTCGGCCACGTTGGTCGAGAGGATGATCTTGCGCCGATCCGCGGGGCGCACCGCGCGGTCCTGCTCCGCCGCGGACAGCGAGCCGTGGAGCGGCAGGAGCAGCAGGTTCTCGCTCTTCGCGATGGCTGAGCACGCGTCCATCGCCCGCCTGATCTCCGCGGAGCCGGGCAGGAACACCAGCACGTCGCCGTCGAGCCCCTCCTCGATGAGCTGCCGCACCGACGACGCGACCAGGCTCTCGAGCGTCCTGTCGCCCCAGTGCGCCCGGGCGCGGCGGTCGCCCGCGGCGTGGGTCGACGCGCTCACCCCGGCGCTCGGCAGGTACTCGATCGCGACGTCGAACATCCGCCCCTCGGCGCGCAGGGTCGGGGCCACCGAGGCTCCGGCGGCCGTCGCGTCGTGGCCGCGTCCAGCCTCGGCCGCCGGGGCGGGCTGCGC encodes the following:
- a CDS encoding FmdB family zinc ribbon protein, translating into MPTYEYACTSCAHEWEAEQSIKEAPLSECPSCHNATARRQISRGTGFILKGSGWYSDLYASGSNKPPAKSDGGSGSSSGSEGASSDSGSSSASSASGGTKSDSSASSASSAAA
- a CDS encoding bifunctional chorismate mutase/prephenate dehydratase, giving the protein MDERKRLEELRRQLTELDQEILRSIERRARIAHELAKLRTGTARFAPTADAAHVQALERAVTPPFPQRAVRPIFVAIDAASRAFEVAPRVAYLGAEGDYGWTAAHDHFGIGGEFVRADSPLAAIEEVARSRADFAVVPYESLKEGPIFPTIQAIGGADLKVVGERQLVQALDLVNRTGSLADVERVYSSPQDHVACVNYLELQHPRALVLDVRGPQAAWDLAAENEGSAAIVPRGFAGGGQELRVARENVGDEGELRIRYAVLSRLPSPRSGHDATAVLFSVHDRPGALHDILQHFKERSCNLRRVNSRPVPGEGWDYVFYVEVSGHTTDRALVAALEGVKRETKMLKIIGSFPLERPDPPHERA
- the hrpB gene encoding ATP-dependent helicase HrpB, with the translated sequence MQPLPIDPILPDLCAALRARPSVVLEAPPGAGKTTRVPRALLDAGFAERGEILVLEPRRLAARLSARRVAEELGERVGETVGYTMRFEEASSPATRVRFVTEGVLTRRLLVDRELRGVSAVVLDEFHERHLAGDVALALLRRLQRGARPDLRLVVMSATLDAGPIAAFLGGPEAQPAPAAEAGRGHDATAAGASVAPTLRAEGRMFDVAIEYLPSAGVSASTHAAGDRRARAHWGDRTLESLVASSVRQLIEEGLDGDVLVFLPGSAEIRRAMDACSAIAKSENLLLLPLHGSLSAAEQDRAVRPADRRKIILSTNVAETSVTIDGVVAVVDSGLARVAAHAPWSGLPTLRVAPIARASAAQRAGRAGRTRPGRCLRLYTRGDLASRPEHEAPEIRRLDLAETVLELCAAGVTDLEGFGWLEAPPAAGLAAAEALLVRLGALDEGRRVTPTGRRMLRFPAHPRQARMIVEAERRGVADDGCTLAALVAERDLGAPPGAREPHGRRSDARHSSDLLAALQAFEEADRARFAADRLRWLGVDPARALTVERTRKQLSRLADHRSAAPPETVEAREIAQRIAILSGYPDRVGRLRRPTSATGRTGREVVLAAGGTAALSEASVIDDVDLVVAVDIEERSEGRSARTVVRAASAIEADWLLDLFTDAIRDTTEATWNGAAERAEVVRRLSYDALVLDEARPAAGAGGPLAEAAARELAAQARAKGWRAFVKGDALEGWLLRVAFVRAHCPDAALPDVDEDAVLATLEALCDGRRSFAELRDADLSSAVQASLSPAKARALAELAPESIVLPGGRRARLEYAAGAPPSLASRLQDFFGMAEGPRVAGGRVPVVLHLCAPNQRPVQVTTDLSGFWARHYPAIAKELRRRYPKHAWPDDPAHAAPPSRAPLRKA
- the smc gene encoding chromosome segregation protein SMC encodes the protein MRIRKLEISGFKSFVDRTVVHFDTDVVGIVGPNGCGKSNIVDAIRWAIGEQSAKHLRGKSMSDVIFNGSETRAQHGMAEVTLTFDNSEPTAASQLPLEYRDYAEIAVTRRLFRDGTSEYLINKTQVRLKDVTDLFLGTGVGTKAYSIVEQGKIGLIVSARPEDRRMLIEEAAGITKYKARKKQAEQKMDQTRQNLLRVGDIVSEIQRNLASLKRQAAKAERYVNYRKELEDLVLHEASHKLLELTVLTQHESLGRAAHAEREQASRTALSAREAEIEVTRLEALACEERAERAQNEAFAADNQVRTHEAEIARARDRLRHLEERLVTAAKEQGELEKTVEELSAEKAQLEAQLAGVDEEEARESELALEQHERLEELRHGERTAEHEVAALRRRAAEATAAVAAAEASLAGFDRRMTEMSQRRAKLEDELGRLMYESEELERRRSSLTRNVAELAEGKRLSAEDRTRLDVEMKALREQAVSSDRAVEHAKNELGQRRNRLRALEELHARLEGVGAGVKNLLKTKDPALLGLVADRIEAPAELTAAFAGLLGDRLQCAVVSDAERGIALLADLSKNNRGRASVIAARPSFVAGATRRPPRGEGVLGPLVDRLVFAPEDEALARALVGDAVVVASAEVAARLAAEGAGCTLVTLDGTVLREDGVVSGGSGDAVAAGMIEQKREMRALHEFVATKSEEVTALLDAQQKLRLRITEVGTALERARSEAHEGELALVTAEKDLRRAEEQLAAAQKREGVVRSELEDLADNLDAGGSEQQAARDKLEAGRATREAAAAGLEHAEQVAAEWRERVLGQQSVVTERKVKLARVRERAAAARGTVERLTRSCNELRGRIARLDQERTESAVGAGKAAATIMIAREALVRAVAEAHAAQAALTEARRSLDEARQAHGVREADLRGLRQELSEVSERLRKHELALERLRVEHDHLIEGVRERFRGLELARVVGDYHKRPPADASHRARIQELTELLDRMGPVNLDAVREHAEAEERYTYYSGQKADLDKALDDLEKAIAQMNRESKRLFKTTYDGINARFKALFPKMFRGGQAELRLTNPDDMLETGIEILAQPPGKKLGNIELMSGGEKALTAVSLIFAIFQFKPSPFCILDEVDAPLDEANVARYNEAIRSMTSHSQFILITHIKRTMQSVDVLYGVTMQEPGVSKLVSVKINETAKRPEREAAPAAAVA
- a CDS encoding ATP-binding protein, which translates into the protein MGCAEPAAILLLRGCAAASERFEALIRRHVPDVGVTSDPAHALERCLGEAPPVLAVDWSEPASAAALCSRVRAQPGGDAVFVLAITERDADIDGILAAGASDFLLAGGDGAGPRARLSVVRERAARDAVSRRALAQTQVRLVGAGRMASVGTLAAGVAHEINNPLAFVITNVDAAIRRIGSLDRRNSAARGGPWARSHGDGRASSSELSDVLSLLEDAREGAERVRIIVRDLHSFSRAEEDRRGPVDPRRVLDSCIHMAMNEIRHRARVVRSFQEVPPVQANEPRLAQVFLNLIVNAAQAIPEGLAEQNEIELSTRCDAEGAVVVEVRDTGAGIAPESLGRIFEPFYTSKEAGEGLGLGLAICHSIVTALGGRIEVDSRPGNGSTFRLVLPAAAASEAHASAAPGSGASRWPRESGSLDALAPEAAPRQRVLIIDDEPLLTRAIAGTLEPRHETTATASARDALRRIRAGERYDAILCDLMMPDMTGMDFYTSLAEHAPEQQRRVVFLTGGAFTERSKAFLQQIDARLLLKPFDAATLLSLIDEVVAAR